The window GCGGGATGTGAGCCTTTCAGTTCGCGGGGGCCGGCTCCGAGATGGCGGACACGGCCCCGAGCGTCCTGCCGCTCTCCTGCTCGTCCAGCTCCTCCGCGATGTCCCCCAGGGCGACGATGCCCACCAGCCGCTTGTCCCGGTTGAGCACCAGCAGGCGGCGGATCTTCGAAGCCCGCATCTTCTGGGCCACCTGGGTGAGGTCATCGTCGTCGTAGACGTACTCCACCCCGCGCGTCATCGCCTGGGCCACCTGGGTCCTCTCCACGTCCAGCCCCTGGGACACCGCGCGGATCACGATGTCCCGGTCGGTGAGCATGCCCACCAGCTCGTCGCCGTCGCAGACCGGCAGGGAGCCCACGTCCAGGGCGCGCATCTTCTCCGCGGCGACCTTCAGGGAATCCACCGGACGGACGGTCTCCACGTCCGGGGTCATCGCGTCGCTCACACGTTCCGTTGCCATGGCGTCTCTCCGGCTGCGGTTCCCCTTCAGCGTGGGCACCACACCGCCTGCTGACAGGCGCCGGGGACGGGAATGTCTGTCCATGTCCCCAGGCTCCGGGCAGGCCACGGCTCCAGGGGCTCTCCAGGGAGCTCACATCAAGGCGCCCGGCCGGGAGCTCCCTCTTTATTCACAGACACCCTGACCGCTCCGTTCAACCCTCACGGGACATCAACCAGCGCGCGATGTCCCTCAGCGGGGCCCTCAGGACGTAACCCCAGGCGGACAGGATGACGATTCCCAGGAGCATGCCGCCAATCGCATACCCCCGGCGGTCGATGGGTGGGGAAGCCTTCAGGTCCACGCGCGTCAGCGCCACCGCGCCGAAAATCACCGCGAACGGCGCGAGCAGGGGCATCAGCACCGCGTTGACACCGAGCCGCAATGCCTGACGCGCGAGGGGGTTGTTGAGGCGCCGGTCCCACAACACCCTCAGCGCCTTGGCGGTCACGGGGCGCTGGAAGAAGAGCTGGTTGCGCACGTCCCGGTGGATGCCCCACGCGA is drawn from Corallococcus silvisoli and contains these coding sequences:
- a CDS encoding CBS domain-containing protein, whose amino-acid sequence is MATERVSDAMTPDVETVRPVDSLKVAAEKMRALDVGSLPVCDGDELVGMLTDRDIVIRAVSQGLDVERTQVAQAMTRGVEYVYDDDDLTQVAQKMRASKIRRLLVLNRDKRLVGIVALGDIAEELDEQESGRTLGAVSAISEPAPAN